A genomic window from Streptomyces sp. WMMC940 includes:
- a CDS encoding pilus assembly protein TadG-related protein, whose translation MLRSSREKGQVAPAYVVVVASLLFLALAFFAVGQAGATRNGAQTGADAAALAAAKQSRDQFELELLGNPNPALLTAIFNLGQFGSFRGCEAAYPMAQQNDTVVKPGGCSPAFNGGWAFTVEVETDKPVGDTVLPGTETKKATAEATAELTSRCLYKPVPKPLGTLTCKATVPWLVGEGPPPDGPDLFDIRLTEN comes from the coding sequence ATGCTGCGCAGCTCCCGCGAGAAAGGGCAGGTCGCCCCCGCCTATGTGGTGGTGGTAGCGAGCCTGCTCTTTCTCGCGCTTGCGTTCTTCGCGGTCGGCCAGGCCGGCGCCACACGCAATGGCGCGCAGACCGGCGCCGACGCCGCCGCGCTTGCGGCGGCCAAGCAATCTCGTGACCAGTTCGAGCTGGAGTTGCTGGGCAACCCCAATCCGGCGCTTCTGACGGCGATCTTCAATCTGGGTCAGTTCGGAAGCTTCCGTGGTTGCGAGGCGGCCTACCCCATGGCGCAGCAGAACGACACCGTCGTGAAACCGGGTGGCTGCAGCCCGGCCTTCAACGGCGGTTGGGCCTTCACCGTCGAGGTCGAAACGGATAAGCCGGTCGGGGACACCGTCCTGCCGGGGACCGAGACGAAGAAGGCGACCGCCGAGGCCACGGCCGAACTCACGTCTCGATGCCTCTACAAGCCGGTCCCCAAGCCGCTGGGGACGTTGACGTGCAAGGCGACGGTTCCCTGGCTGGTGGGCGAAGGCCCTCCGCCGGACGGGCCGGACCTCTTCGACATCCGGCTGACCGAGAACTGA
- a CDS encoding response regulator transcription factor encodes MPDDISRTSGQQWTRQPHMSQHTSSHATPLTSDHSSGPSAFPAPHGPAEAASDDYPGLPAPVASAPTLRVVVADDNPVVRAGLTVLLQGRRDIHVVAEAADGRQAYDAAVQHRPDVVLLDVRMPVVDGISALPHLVRLAPVLMMTYSRESEIVHEALRRGAGGYLVHGEFTADQLVAAVRDIKEGRASFTSSASSALLAAVRDTAGPPEQPASPLPDGLGTAFGDPGHQPQTSATAHDTSRLSVYTSSTNQQVGSVARSSMSQQFDGPYSLSQANVAHSSAGSAPSGAAPGPGSGGLLTELSQREVEVMDLIASGMTNQQIAATCFISQKTVKNHINRIFAKLNAGSRGEAIAIWHGVARRGPASHG; translated from the coding sequence ATGCCGGACGACATCTCCCGTACATCGGGGCAGCAGTGGACACGGCAACCGCACATGTCGCAGCACACGTCCTCGCATGCCACACCGCTCACCTCCGACCATTCCTCCGGACCGTCCGCCTTCCCCGCTCCCCACGGACCGGCGGAGGCGGCGTCCGATGACTACCCGGGCCTGCCCGCCCCCGTCGCCTCAGCCCCGACGCTCCGGGTGGTCGTCGCCGACGACAACCCGGTCGTACGAGCCGGCCTGACCGTGCTGCTCCAGGGCCGCCGGGACATCCATGTCGTCGCGGAGGCCGCCGACGGACGCCAGGCCTACGACGCGGCCGTCCAGCACCGGCCGGACGTCGTTCTGCTCGACGTGCGCATGCCCGTCGTCGACGGCATCTCCGCCCTTCCTCACCTGGTCCGCCTCGCGCCGGTGCTGATGATGACCTACAGCCGCGAGAGCGAGATCGTGCACGAGGCCCTGCGCCGCGGCGCGGGCGGCTATCTGGTCCACGGCGAGTTCACGGCGGACCAGCTCGTCGCCGCGGTCCGCGACATCAAGGAGGGCCGGGCCTCGTTCACGTCCTCGGCCTCCAGCGCCCTGCTCGCGGCGGTGCGTGACACCGCCGGGCCCCCGGAGCAGCCGGCCTCACCCCTGCCGGACGGTCTGGGCACGGCGTTCGGCGACCCGGGGCACCAGCCCCAAACGTCTGCAACCGCACACGACACGAGCCGGTTATCTGTCTACACATCATCAACAAATCAGCAGGTTGGCTCAGTTGCACGTAGTTCCATGTCGCAACAATTCGATGGACCCTATTCGCTTTCGCAAGCGAATGTGGCACATTCTTCTGCAGGGTCGGCCCCCTCCGGGGCCGCCCCGGGGCCGGGCTCCGGGGGGTTGCTGACCGAGCTGAGCCAACGGGAGGTGGAAGTGATGGATCTGATCGCGTCGGGCATGACGAATCAGCAGATCGCCGCCACCTGCTTCATCAGCCAGAAGACCGTCAAGAACCACATCAACCGCATCTTCGCCAAGCTCAACGCCGGCAGCCGGGGCGAGGCCATCGCCATCTGGCACGGTGTGGCCCGAAGGGGGCCGGCGAGCCATGGCTGA
- a CDS encoding sensor histidine kinase, which translates to MGLRIPVPGRGGSTGGSRGGTGDGPRGPAAGEIRGGIGGGAPAQAAAAASRHVPSLPIQVNALQALCRQVFGFRLATIALATPFALDNTRSGLGTWLVGSAVIVTFMVSYIPLRDWERFGPFLLRHPALLAVDSLFGALLLATASPESILAYVTLCTPLLAGLVYGWRGAAVFAVLQSLIIGGAFAVNPDVSAGLGDLLLPGLCVIAGAVGSTLRNLMLGFGAATQALTEARARLAVNEAVEGERARLAREMHDSVAKTLHGLALAADGLAGSADRMDPLTVKHQAELVARSARRAAAESRELLSDLRRQSGLDGGVDVLSELSSRTEDFARRHEVEARFRRLGPTPVPAVPQIVARQALTIASEAMENAHRHGQPTYLDVSAGVVGDVLRVSVYDDGRGLPPGTTLDDLRRAGHFGLVGMVERAASIGARIRIGRGRHVRGTEVRLELPLTAIAPAPLGGLPRQQRAAPLLN; encoded by the coding sequence ATGGGCCTGAGGATCCCCGTCCCAGGAAGAGGCGGCAGCACCGGAGGATCCCGCGGCGGGACCGGCGACGGCCCGCGCGGCCCGGCCGCCGGCGAGATCCGGGGCGGAATCGGCGGGGGAGCGCCGGCGCAGGCCGCCGCCGCGGCGTCCCGGCACGTGCCGTCGCTGCCCATCCAGGTCAACGCCCTCCAGGCCCTCTGCCGTCAGGTCTTCGGCTTCCGCCTGGCGACGATCGCGCTGGCCACGCCGTTCGCCCTGGACAACACCCGGTCGGGTCTCGGCACGTGGCTCGTCGGCTCGGCCGTGATCGTGACCTTCATGGTGTCGTACATCCCCCTGCGGGACTGGGAACGCTTCGGGCCGTTCCTGCTCCGCCATCCCGCGCTCCTCGCGGTCGACTCGTTGTTCGGCGCGTTGCTTCTGGCCACCGCCTCACCCGAGTCGATCCTCGCGTACGTCACCCTCTGCACCCCGCTGCTCGCCGGGCTGGTCTACGGCTGGCGCGGGGCGGCGGTCTTCGCCGTGCTCCAGTCGCTCATCATCGGCGGCGCGTTCGCCGTCAACCCGGACGTGAGCGCCGGGCTCGGCGATCTGCTGCTGCCCGGGCTGTGCGTCATCGCGGGAGCGGTCGGGAGCACCCTGCGGAACCTGATGCTCGGCTTCGGCGCCGCCACCCAGGCCCTCACCGAGGCCCGCGCCCGTCTCGCCGTCAACGAGGCGGTGGAGGGGGAGCGCGCCCGCCTCGCACGGGAGATGCACGACTCGGTGGCCAAGACACTCCACGGGCTGGCCCTGGCCGCGGACGGCCTGGCCGGATCCGCGGACCGCATGGACCCGCTCACCGTCAAGCACCAGGCGGAACTCGTCGCCCGCTCGGCGCGCCGGGCCGCCGCCGAGTCCCGCGAGCTGCTCTCGGACCTCCGGCGCCAGTCAGGCCTCGACGGCGGCGTCGACGTACTGTCCGAACTCAGCTCCCGCACCGAGGACTTCGCCCGGCGGCACGAGGTAGAGGCCCGCTTCCGCCGACTCGGCCCGACGCCCGTACCTGCCGTGCCCCAGATCGTCGCCCGCCAGGCGCTCACCATCGCCTCGGAGGCCATGGAGAACGCCCACCGCCACGGGCAGCCCACGTACCTCGACGTCTCGGCCGGCGTGGTGGGCGACGTCCTGCGCGTCAGCGTCTACGACGACGGCAGGGGGCTGCCGCCGGGTACGACACTCGACGACCTCCGCCGCGCGGGCCACTTCGGCCTCGTCGGCATGGTCGAGCGCGCCGCGTCCATCGGGGCCCGTATCCGCATCGGGCGCGGACGCCACGTACGGGGGACGGAGGTACGGCTCGAACTTCCGCTGACGGCCATCGCCCCGGCGCCACTGGGCGGGCTTCCGAGACAGCAGCGGGCGGCTCCGCTCCTGAACTGA